A portion of the Betta splendens chromosome 2, fBetSpl5.4, whole genome shotgun sequence genome contains these proteins:
- the pln gene encoding cardiac phospholamban, which produces MERVQHMTKSAIRRASQIEVNPQAKRNLQELFVNFTLILICLLLIYIIVLLSS; this is translated from the coding sequence ATGGAGCGCGTTCAGCACATGACCAAGTCGGCCATCCGCCGAGCGTCTCAGATCGAAGTCAACCCACAGGCCAAGCGGAACCTGCAGGAGCTGTTTGTCAACttcaccctcatcctcatctgTCTGCTCCTCATTTACATCATCGtcctgctgagcagctga
- the LOC114870483 gene encoding T-cell surface antigen CD2-like isoform X1, which yields MKVDGAPWITSFTSRHAHTHSLMCVDIHEGGERSVLTGNNLDNGKRLFFLSQTSTLKMAALLTITLLLLCSSVTGSEGKCDYNVATGDNFTVSLDQRLKGLKILQWKHNNINVFKGRIKDEKISVVLGKENDISPNGSLKLTNMDKTKAGTYTPEVYDTDGRNKILDGKSVCVFDRVPKPKVTFQCGPKSKESQVTFTCTFKPEEGLQIEWLKNKNLIKNEKTKTLKQDGEKVERDSFTCTVSNAVSSMTSEPVIQTCFKEQFSFLYDEVMGVAVWIIIASGGGVVLLLILTIVVCCIMNKRKRRMNLKDEEELRLDWTNTEQQQHHHPPHNQNHKHHHHNPPLDHQQHHQQHQQHQQHQQHQQQQPGHTGPRQNRSRQQREPRPRLPEPPGGPQPSPRRAAQGPGPAANHDDEQPPPLPQPRKKAQL from the exons ATGAAAGTGGATGGGGCCCCTTGGATCACTTCCTTTACaagcagacatgcacacacacacagcttgatGTGTGTAGATATACATGAGGGAGGTGAGCGAAGTGTGCTGACAGGAAATAACCTTGATAATGGAAAGCGGCTGTTCTTCCTTTCACAGACATCTACACTGAAGATGGCTGCTCTCCTCACCATcaccctgctcctgctgtgctcctctgtcacaG GTTCTGAGGGAAAATGTGACTACAATGTTGCAACAGGTGACAATTTTACTGTTTCCCTGGACCAGAGGCTGAAAGGGTTAAAAATATTACAATGGAAGCACAATAACATCAATGTTTTTAAAggaagaatcaaagatgaaaaaatCTCAGTCGTACTTGGCAAAGAAAATGACATTTCTCCAAATGGATCCCTGAAGCTGACAAATATGGATAAAACCAAAGCAGGGACCTACACCCCAGAGGTCTACGACACTGATGGAAGAAATAAAATACTAGATGggaaatctgtgtgtgtatttg ATCGCGTACCTAAACCCAAAGTGACGTTTCAGTGTGGTCCAAAATCAAAGGAGTCGCAAGTCACATTTACCTGCACTTTTAAACCG GAGGAGGGTCTCCAGATTGAGTGGCTGAAGAATAAGAATTTGATTAAAAATGAGAAGACTAAAACTCTGAAGCAAGATGGAGAAAAAGTGGAAAGAGATTCCTTCACTTGTACAGTGTCCAACGCTGTCAGCTCCATGACCAGTGAGCCCGTTATCCAAACCTGCTTTAAAGAACAATTCA GCTTTTTGTATGATGAAGTAATGGGTGTGGCCGTCTGGATTATCATTGCCAGTGGTGGAG gtgtggttctgctgctgattctgACGATCGTTGTTTGCTGCATCATGAACAAGAGGAAAAGACGCATGAACCTGAAGG ACGAAGAGGAGCTTCGTTTGGACTGGACCAacactgaacagcagcagcatcatcatcctcctcataATCAGAACCACAAACATCACCATCACAACCCTCCTCTCgatcaccagcagcaccaccagcagcaccagcagcaccagcagcaccagcagcaccagcagcagcagccgggtcACACGGGTCCTCGGCAGAACCGCTCCCGACAGCAGCGCGAGCCGCGTCCCCGGCTGCCTGAGCCCCCCGGTGGTCCTCAGCCCAGCCCCAGACGGGCTGCTCAG GGCCCCGGACCTGCTGCCAACCATGATGAcgagcagcctcctcctcttcctcagccgAGGAAGAAAGCGCAGCTGTGA
- the LOC114870483 gene encoding T-cell surface antigen CD2-like isoform X2, translated as MKVDGAPWITSFTSRHAHTHSLMCVDIHEGGERSVLTGNNLDNGKRLFFLSQTSTLKMAALLTITLLLLCSSVTGSEGKCDYNVATGDNFTVSLDQRLKGLKILQWKHNNINVFKGRIKDEKISVVLGKENDISPNGSLKLTNMDKTKAGTYTPEVYDTDGRNKILDGKSVCVFDRVPKPKVTFQCGPKSKESQVTFTCTFKPEEGLQIEWLKNKNLIKNEKTKTLKQDGEKVERDSFTCTVSNAVSSMTSEPVIQTCFKEQFSFLYDEVMGVAVWIIIASGGGVVLLLILTIVVCCIMNKRKRRMNLKDEEELRLDWTNTEQQQHHHPPHNQNHKHHHHNPPLDHQQHQQHQQQQPGHTGPRQNRSRQQREPRPRLPEPPGGPQPSPRRAAQGPGPAANHDDEQPPPLPQPRKKAQL; from the exons ATGAAAGTGGATGGGGCCCCTTGGATCACTTCCTTTACaagcagacatgcacacacacacagcttgatGTGTGTAGATATACATGAGGGAGGTGAGCGAAGTGTGCTGACAGGAAATAACCTTGATAATGGAAAGCGGCTGTTCTTCCTTTCACAGACATCTACACTGAAGATGGCTGCTCTCCTCACCATcaccctgctcctgctgtgctcctctgtcacaG GTTCTGAGGGAAAATGTGACTACAATGTTGCAACAGGTGACAATTTTACTGTTTCCCTGGACCAGAGGCTGAAAGGGTTAAAAATATTACAATGGAAGCACAATAACATCAATGTTTTTAAAggaagaatcaaagatgaaaaaatCTCAGTCGTACTTGGCAAAGAAAATGACATTTCTCCAAATGGATCCCTGAAGCTGACAAATATGGATAAAACCAAAGCAGGGACCTACACCCCAGAGGTCTACGACACTGATGGAAGAAATAAAATACTAGATGggaaatctgtgtgtgtatttg ATCGCGTACCTAAACCCAAAGTGACGTTTCAGTGTGGTCCAAAATCAAAGGAGTCGCAAGTCACATTTACCTGCACTTTTAAACCG GAGGAGGGTCTCCAGATTGAGTGGCTGAAGAATAAGAATTTGATTAAAAATGAGAAGACTAAAACTCTGAAGCAAGATGGAGAAAAAGTGGAAAGAGATTCCTTCACTTGTACAGTGTCCAACGCTGTCAGCTCCATGACCAGTGAGCCCGTTATCCAAACCTGCTTTAAAGAACAATTCA GCTTTTTGTATGATGAAGTAATGGGTGTGGCCGTCTGGATTATCATTGCCAGTGGTGGAG gtgtggttctgctgctgattctgACGATCGTTGTTTGCTGCATCATGAACAAGAGGAAAAGACGCATGAACCTGAAGG ACGAAGAGGAGCTTCGTTTGGACTGGACCAacactgaacagcagcagcatcatcatcctcctcataATCAGAACCACAAACATCACCATCACAACCCTCCTCTCgat caccagcagcaccagcagcaccagcagcagcagccgggtcACACGGGTCCTCGGCAGAACCGCTCCCGACAGCAGCGCGAGCCGCGTCCCCGGCTGCCTGAGCCCCCCGGTGGTCCTCAGCCCAGCCCCAGACGGGCTGCTCAG GGCCCCGGACCTGCTGCCAACCATGATGAcgagcagcctcctcctcttcctcagccgAGGAAGAAAGCGCAGCTGTGA
- the LOC114870483 gene encoding T-cell surface antigen CD2-like isoform X3, producing the protein MAALLTITLLLLCSSVTGSEGKCDYNVATGDNFTVSLDQRLKGLKILQWKHNNINVFKGRIKDEKISVVLGKENDISPNGSLKLTNMDKTKAGTYTPEVYDTDGRNKILDGKSVCVFDRVPKPKVTFQCGPKSKESQVTFTCTFKPEEGLQIEWLKNKNLIKNEKTKTLKQDGEKVERDSFTCTVSNAVSSMTSEPVIQTCFKEQFSFLYDEVMGVAVWIIIASGGGVVLLLILTIVVCCIMNKRKRRMNLKDEEELRLDWTNTEQQQHHHPPHNQNHKHHHHNPPLDHQQHHQQHQQHQQHQQHQQQQPGHTGPRQNRSRQQREPRPRLPEPPGGPQPSPRRAAQGPGPAANHDDEQPPPLPQPRKKAQL; encoded by the exons ATGGCTGCTCTCCTCACCATcaccctgctcctgctgtgctcctctgtcacaG GTTCTGAGGGAAAATGTGACTACAATGTTGCAACAGGTGACAATTTTACTGTTTCCCTGGACCAGAGGCTGAAAGGGTTAAAAATATTACAATGGAAGCACAATAACATCAATGTTTTTAAAggaagaatcaaagatgaaaaaatCTCAGTCGTACTTGGCAAAGAAAATGACATTTCTCCAAATGGATCCCTGAAGCTGACAAATATGGATAAAACCAAAGCAGGGACCTACACCCCAGAGGTCTACGACACTGATGGAAGAAATAAAATACTAGATGggaaatctgtgtgtgtatttg ATCGCGTACCTAAACCCAAAGTGACGTTTCAGTGTGGTCCAAAATCAAAGGAGTCGCAAGTCACATTTACCTGCACTTTTAAACCG GAGGAGGGTCTCCAGATTGAGTGGCTGAAGAATAAGAATTTGATTAAAAATGAGAAGACTAAAACTCTGAAGCAAGATGGAGAAAAAGTGGAAAGAGATTCCTTCACTTGTACAGTGTCCAACGCTGTCAGCTCCATGACCAGTGAGCCCGTTATCCAAACCTGCTTTAAAGAACAATTCA GCTTTTTGTATGATGAAGTAATGGGTGTGGCCGTCTGGATTATCATTGCCAGTGGTGGAG gtgtggttctgctgctgattctgACGATCGTTGTTTGCTGCATCATGAACAAGAGGAAAAGACGCATGAACCTGAAGG ACGAAGAGGAGCTTCGTTTGGACTGGACCAacactgaacagcagcagcatcatcatcctcctcataATCAGAACCACAAACATCACCATCACAACCCTCCTCTCgatcaccagcagcaccaccagcagcaccagcagcaccagcagcaccagcagcaccagcagcagcagccgggtcACACGGGTCCTCGGCAGAACCGCTCCCGACAGCAGCGCGAGCCGCGTCCCCGGCTGCCTGAGCCCCCCGGTGGTCCTCAGCCCAGCCCCAGACGGGCTGCTCAG GGCCCCGGACCTGCTGCCAACCATGATGAcgagcagcctcctcctcttcctcagccgAGGAAGAAAGCGCAGCTGTGA